In one Petrotoga miotherma DSM 10691 genomic region, the following are encoded:
- a CDS encoding methyl-accepting chemotaxis protein: protein MKSRSIGKRIISIVIIIFILFGLSIIFNTTSLTKSNAGLESYKNLSDQVNNITEVETAFFEASLNFKDYLDNYEKNFENAFRDNLSKIESYMNNLLDTTEESTSLVYINESLNTYEFNFNQIVQLNSQANTFLSEYNKLSESFIQQLNDFNTLTKQYSVLAFSLLSEDPVVTVQNINEEVKKYFSSKSSSDKNNVLNMFSTFKDNLAFVEFGLTNDELKNAFSELMESLNNLENTFNQIVTAIESQEPIIEQMEQARVEILNLLEEQRNKLKVQQDTLGPTLIEENNQAITLTIILTAVAFVVSIIMVIYLIRSITKPLLDFKNKINQFKEGDLTVNFESKSKDEIGQMANALSEMSKELRRSMGSIRQASDKVENASESLTRSSQESRKNSEELKNQMDKIQTSTEETAGNVEEVTSGVDEVARAAQGVSQDAQRLSEEADETSKAAEEGSKTIESISQAVKEAVERTKESQKEVETLANNAKNVQSIVETINSITEQTNLLALNAAIEAARAGEAGRGFAVVADEIRKLAEESRNATDEISEILTNITQGTNKVNESTNKVVGTIGEINEKMENVQKSFNRIKERIERMDQGIENMTASAQEQSASAQEMSTAMDRVAKAVTEISEQLERSRSVIDEQVKQAVGINEEAKELSELATELKGLVGSFKI from the coding sequence ATGAAATCAAGATCCATTGGCAAAAGAATAATAAGTATAGTAATAATCATATTCATATTGTTCGGCCTTTCTATAATTTTCAATACCACTTCTCTTACCAAATCAAATGCTGGTTTGGAATCTTATAAAAATTTGTCAGATCAAGTTAATAATATAACAGAAGTAGAAACAGCATTTTTTGAAGCTTCTTTGAATTTTAAAGATTATTTAGATAATTACGAAAAGAATTTCGAGAACGCCTTTAGAGATAATTTATCTAAAATAGAATCATATATGAACAATTTGCTTGACACCACGGAAGAATCTACCTCTTTAGTTTATATTAATGAATCTTTAAATACATATGAATTTAATTTCAATCAAATTGTACAATTAAATTCTCAGGCTAATACTTTTCTTTCGGAATACAATAAGCTAAGCGAATCATTTATTCAACAACTCAATGATTTCAATACTTTAACTAAACAATATAGTGTTTTGGCTTTTTCACTATTATCAGAAGATCCTGTTGTAACAGTGCAAAATATCAACGAAGAAGTTAAAAAATATTTCTCTTCTAAATCTTCAAGCGATAAAAACAATGTATTAAATATGTTCTCAACCTTTAAAGACAATTTAGCGTTTGTAGAATTTGGATTAACCAACGATGAACTTAAAAATGCTTTTTCTGAGCTAATGGAAAGCCTCAACAATTTAGAAAACACATTCAACCAAATAGTCACAGCGATAGAATCCCAAGAGCCTATAATCGAGCAGATGGAACAAGCAAGGGTAGAGATACTGAATCTATTAGAAGAACAAAGAAATAAATTAAAGGTCCAGCAAGACACGTTAGGTCCAACACTCATAGAAGAAAACAACCAAGCAATAACCTTGACAATCATCTTAACAGCAGTAGCTTTTGTAGTATCGATAATCATGGTCATCTATCTAATAAGAAGCATAACGAAACCACTATTAGACTTCAAAAACAAGATAAACCAATTCAAAGAAGGAGATTTAACGGTAAACTTTGAAAGTAAAAGCAAAGACGAGATAGGGCAGATGGCCAATGCTCTATCAGAAATGAGTAAAGAATTGAGAAGATCCATGGGGTCAATAAGGCAGGCATCAGACAAAGTAGAAAACGCATCAGAAAGTCTAACACGATCATCACAAGAAAGCAGAAAGAACTCAGAAGAACTCAAAAACCAGATGGACAAGATACAAACAAGTACGGAAGAAACGGCAGGGAACGTAGAAGAAGTAACCTCAGGGGTAGACGAAGTAGCAAGGGCAGCACAAGGTGTATCCCAAGACGCACAAAGATTAAGTGAAGAAGCAGATGAAACAAGTAAAGCGGCAGAAGAAGGAAGCAAAACGATAGAAAGTATAAGTCAAGCGGTGAAAGAAGCAGTAGAAAGGACCAAAGAAAGTCAAAAAGAAGTAGAAACACTCGCAAACAACGCCAAGAACGTACAAAGTATAGTAGAAACGATAAACTCGATAACGGAACAAACGAACCTGTTGGCACTAAACGCAGCGATAGAAGCTGCAAGGGCAGGAGAAGCGGGAAGAGGATTTGCAGTTGTAGCGGATGAGATAAGGAAGTTAGCAGAAGAATCAAGGAATGCAACGGATGAAATATCAGAAATACTAACCAACATAACGCAAGGTACGAACAAAGTGAACGAATCTACGAACAAGGTAGTAGGAACGATAGGAGAAATAAACGAAAAGATGGAGAATGTACAGAAAAGTTTCAACCGGATAAAAGAAAGGATAGAAAGGATGGACCAAGGGATAGAAAACATGACAGCAAGTGCGCAAGAACAAAGTGCAAGTGCGCAAGAGATGAGCACAGCTATGGATAGGGTAGCGAAAGCGGTAACAGAGATAAGTGAACAACTAGAAAGATCAAGAAGTGTAATAGACGAACAAGTAAAACAAGCGGTAGGGATAAACGAAGAAGCGAAAGAGTTGAGTGAGTTAGCCACAGAGTTGAAAGGATTGGTTGGAAGTTTTAAAATATAA
- a CDS encoding VOC family protein: MDFNFDHLAITVSDLEKSVGFYRDILGFRILGKLVQDNGNFVIVYLDMGDKVLELFNFTEKGKYLTTQNDKDMGIKHFAFKVKSVDQSFKYLREKGVEFTMEPTNAEGGVRIAFFKDPDNILIEIIEGELNLETY; encoded by the coding sequence ATGGATTTTAATTTCGATCATTTAGCAATCACAGTTTCCGATTTGGAAAAATCTGTTGGATTTTACAGAGATATTCTTGGTTTTAGAATTTTAGGAAAACTGGTTCAAGACAATGGGAATTTCGTAATTGTTTACCTTGATATGGGGGATAAAGTACTTGAATTATTCAATTTTACAGAAAAAGGAAAATATCTAACAACTCAAAACGATAAAGACATGGGCATAAAACACTTTGCTTTTAAAGTAAAAAGTGTCGACCAATCCTTTAAATATCTAAGAGAAAAAGGTGTAGAATTCACAATGGAACCTACCAATGCTGAGGGCGGTGTTAGAATCGCCTTTTTCAAAGACCCTGATAACATTCTTATAGAGATAATTGAGGGAGAACTTAATTTAGAAACATATTAA
- a CDS encoding carbohydrate-binding domain-containing protein, giving the protein MKSVLALALIVSINLVLLANSVLIPPNIDDSFLYGNELVKKPSEAGALRVIEYNGIKTLGDEEGNPIQLRGMSTHGLQWFPEILNENAFAALANDWEANVIRLAMYVGEDGYATDPETIKKRVIQGINLAKKYDMYVIVDWHVHAPGDPTDPIYEGAQEFFKEISELYPNDPHIIYELCNEPNGIPNDEIGWQIVKDYAEPIIEMLRENGNENIVIVGNPNWSQRPDLAADDPIDDQNTVYTLHFYAGTHKPSPDSYVMKNAIYALTHGAPIFVSEWGTSEATGDGGPYIEESDEWLKFLNANNVSWVNWSLTNKNEKSAAFTPYVYGESEATDLDPGPDQIWSPEELSVSGEYVRTRIKGVEYEPIDRSNYYKTLWDFDDGTMQGFVVNSDSPVTDVSLINEDNRLKISGLDASNGVSEEGFWNNLRISADNWGNAVDISGAEKIMVDVILKSPATVSIAAIPQGPGNGWWTNPARAVRLFPNDFVKQADGTYKAVLTITAEDSPGLEIIGTSETNNTIQNIVLFVGTDGTDVIYLDNFKVSGKKIEIPIIHDPLGEAKLPSDFEDDTRQGWKWSSDSAVQTALTIEEANGSKALSWEVAYPEVKPSDTWASAPRLDFWMDVLKRGDKNFLFFDFYLAPDRASEGTIEINLAFQPPSAGYWAQAFDTYQIDLSDLDSATVTNDGLYHYEVKIDLNSVPNIEDNTDLRNMLLIFVDVNSDFAGRMYIDNVNFIE; this is encoded by the coding sequence ATGAAGAGTGTTTTAGCATTGGCCTTAATAGTTTCCATTAATTTGGTTTTATTAGCAAATTCAGTATTAATCCCGCCAAATATCGACGATTCTTTCTTATACGGTAACGAACTTGTGAAGAAACCTTCAGAAGCTGGGGCTTTGCGAGTTATTGAGTATAACGGGATAAAAACCTTGGGAGATGAAGAAGGTAATCCTATTCAATTAAGGGGTATGAGCACGCACGGGCTTCAATGGTTTCCCGAAATTCTAAATGAAAATGCTTTCGCCGCTCTTGCAAATGATTGGGAAGCGAATGTAATTCGACTTGCCATGTACGTGGGAGAAGACGGATACGCAACAGATCCTGAAACCATCAAAAAAAGAGTCATTCAAGGAATCAATCTTGCAAAGAAGTATGATATGTACGTGATCGTAGATTGGCACGTACATGCACCAGGAGATCCAACTGATCCAATATATGAGGGAGCACAGGAATTCTTTAAAGAAATTTCAGAATTGTATCCCAATGATCCTCATATCATCTATGAATTATGTAATGAACCAAATGGTATCCCAAATGATGAAATCGGTTGGCAAATTGTAAAAGATTATGCTGAACCTATTATTGAAATGCTTCGGGAAAACGGCAATGAAAACATCGTTATTGTTGGAAATCCCAATTGGAGCCAAAGACCTGATTTAGCTGCTGATGATCCAATCGATGATCAAAATACCGTTTACACCCTTCATTTTTATGCAGGTACCCATAAACCGTCACCAGATAGTTACGTAATGAAAAATGCAATTTATGCATTGACGCACGGTGCCCCTATTTTTGTATCTGAATGGGGAACAAGCGAAGCTACTGGCGATGGTGGACCATATATAGAAGAATCAGATGAATGGCTTAAGTTTTTGAACGCCAATAACGTTAGTTGGGTTAATTGGTCTCTTACTAATAAAAATGAAAAATCTGCGGCATTTACACCATACGTATATGGTGAATCTGAAGCAACAGATCTTGATCCAGGGCCTGATCAAATATGGTCACCAGAGGAACTAAGTGTTTCAGGAGAATATGTTCGTACACGTATAAAAGGTGTAGAATACGAACCAATTGACCGTTCAAATTACTACAAAACATTATGGGATTTTGATGATGGGACCATGCAAGGCTTTGTAGTAAATTCCGATAGTCCTGTAACTGATGTATCGCTGATCAATGAAGATAACAGATTAAAAATTTCTGGTTTAGATGCAAGCAATGGCGTTAGCGAAGAAGGATTTTGGAACAATCTGCGTATTTCAGCGGATAATTGGGGCAACGCAGTCGATATTAGCGGGGCAGAAAAAATAATGGTAGATGTTATTTTAAAATCTCCTGCAACTGTTTCTATAGCAGCGATTCCCCAAGGACCCGGGAACGGTTGGTGGACTAATCCTGCTCGTGCCGTAAGACTCTTCCCCAACGATTTTGTCAAACAAGCTGATGGAACTTACAAAGCAGTTCTAACAATAACAGCTGAAGATAGCCCGGGCTTGGAAATAATTGGCACAAGTGAGACAAACAATACGATTCAAAATATCGTCCTTTTCGTAGGTACAGATGGGACAGATGTAATTTATTTGGATAATTTTAAGGTTTCTGGCAAAAAAATTGAAATTCCCATTATCCATGATCCGTTAGGTGAAGCAAAATTACCATCGGATTTTGAAGATGACACTCGTCAGGGTTGGAAATGGAGTAGTGACTCAGCAGTGCAAACAGCTCTTACCATAGAAGAAGCCAACGGTTCAAAAGCTTTATCTTGGGAAGTAGCATATCCTGAAGTAAAGCCAAGTGATACGTGGGCATCCGCACCACGTTTAGATTTCTGGATGGATGTCCTAAAACGTGGGGATAAAAATTTCTTGTTTTTTGATTTTTATTTAGCACCCGATAGAGCTTCGGAAGGAACTATTGAAATAAACTTGGCATTTCAACCACCATCAGCAGGTTATTGGGCACAGGCATTTGATACTTATCAAATTGATCTATCAGATCTTGATTCAGCAACTGTAACAAATGATGGCCTGTACCATTATGAAGTAAAAATTGATTTAAATTCAGTTCCCAATATTGAGGACAACACTGATTTAAGAAATATGCTTTTAATTTTTGTTGATGTAAACAGCGACTTCGCTGGAAGAATGTATATAGATAATGTCAATTTTATTGAATAA
- a CDS encoding beta-mannosidase gives MKISLNGKWKVYDNEKEFEFDGNVPGTVQGDLVDLNLMPHPYVGENEKLFKRLEWKNWIYEKKFHIEEINNELRYDLVLEGVDTLSNIYLNDNFVGETEDMFIEYRFDVKKYLKIGENSLRVEIKSPIDLPKRFEKNYGKLHAGEETARVYIRKAQYSYGWDWGARIATSGIYRDIYIESYKDARLFGSTAFLENLDGKVNFSGYVDSHIKDTKNYEVEILFNGNPVITLPVTASVENYKFEGSKRIENLKLWYPHDLGESYLYEVEFRLKKNKEVIYSEKKKIGFRIVRVVRENNSEGESFIFEINGRKIFAKGANWIPAENILSWLKESDYVKLLKMAKESNMNMLRVWGGGLYEDPTFYNTCDELGILVWQDFMFACAEYPDHIDWFRKLANEEIRHQVLKLRHHPSIVLWCGNNENNWGFEEWDYKLKVDGKNLGNRLYLEDFPKICAQEDPSRLYWPSSPYGGSRANSSEAGDRHVWEIWSGWQDYKYYTWDNSKFVSEFGFQAAPDPKTIDFFAEDNEKEIFSPTMLNHNKQVEGPERLLRFINGHYGLISNFDSIVYLTQLNQAEAIKTGVEHWRSRKYKTAGTLYWQINDSWPVFSWASIDYFKRPKALYFYTKRFYNQLLAIAKNKDEKVIISLINDGIKTQVDLEFQLWSLDGKKLMQKEYSNIKTPEDSVTTIDQLNISNIDLDNSIAYLILKQNGKTIIENHELFADLRKNKLNDPKITYEKEGNNLILSCEKPALGVNVKVKGENYSQDNFFALFPSYPKVLNNIEGEISIKSAFDYL, from the coding sequence TTGAAAATATCTTTAAATGGAAAATGGAAGGTTTACGACAATGAGAAAGAGTTTGAGTTTGATGGAAACGTCCCTGGAACAGTACAAGGAGACCTTGTGGATTTGAATCTTATGCCTCACCCTTATGTAGGAGAAAATGAAAAACTTTTCAAAAGGTTAGAATGGAAAAATTGGATATACGAGAAAAAATTTCACATAGAAGAGATAAACAATGAGCTACGTTACGATCTTGTATTAGAGGGTGTGGATACCCTTTCAAATATCTATCTTAACGATAATTTCGTTGGAGAAACCGAGGATATGTTCATAGAATACCGGTTTGACGTTAAAAAGTATCTCAAAATTGGGGAAAATTCTTTAAGAGTAGAGATTAAATCTCCAATAGACCTCCCTAAAAGATTTGAAAAAAATTACGGAAAATTACACGCCGGCGAAGAAACCGCAAGAGTTTACATAAGAAAAGCTCAGTATTCCTATGGCTGGGACTGGGGAGCAAGAATAGCCACTAGTGGAATATACAGAGATATTTACATAGAAAGTTATAAAGATGCTAGACTTTTCGGTTCCACTGCTTTTTTGGAAAATTTAGATGGAAAAGTTAACTTTTCCGGTTACGTTGATTCCCATATTAAAGATACTAAAAACTACGAAGTAGAAATTCTTTTCAATGGAAATCCAGTAATTACATTACCAGTAACCGCTAGTGTTGAAAATTACAAATTTGAAGGTTCTAAAAGAATAGAGAATTTAAAGCTTTGGTATCCACACGATTTGGGTGAAAGTTATTTATACGAAGTTGAGTTTAGACTTAAGAAAAATAAAGAAGTAATCTACAGTGAGAAAAAGAAAATAGGTTTTAGAATCGTCAGGGTAGTGAGAGAAAATAACTCAGAAGGTGAAAGCTTTATCTTTGAGATAAACGGCAGAAAAATCTTCGCCAAAGGCGCAAATTGGATCCCTGCTGAAAATATATTAAGTTGGTTAAAAGAGAGTGATTACGTTAAACTTCTCAAAATGGCGAAGGAATCCAATATGAACATGTTGAGAGTATGGGGAGGGGGCCTTTACGAAGATCCCACATTTTACAACACATGTGATGAATTAGGAATATTAGTTTGGCAAGACTTCATGTTTGCATGTGCTGAATATCCTGACCATATAGATTGGTTTAGAAAGCTTGCAAACGAAGAAATAAGACATCAAGTATTGAAATTAAGACATCATCCAAGTATAGTCCTTTGGTGCGGAAATAATGAGAATAATTGGGGCTTTGAAGAATGGGACTACAAATTGAAAGTGGATGGAAAAAATCTTGGAAATAGACTTTATTTGGAAGATTTTCCTAAAATATGTGCCCAAGAAGATCCATCGAGACTGTACTGGCCATCGAGCCCATACGGTGGCAGTAGAGCTAACTCTTCTGAAGCGGGAGATAGACATGTTTGGGAAATCTGGTCAGGATGGCAAGATTACAAATACTATACATGGGACAATTCAAAGTTTGTAAGTGAATTTGGATTTCAAGCAGCTCCAGATCCAAAAACTATTGATTTCTTTGCCGAAGATAATGAAAAAGAAATCTTTTCTCCAACGATGTTGAATCACAATAAACAAGTTGAAGGCCCAGAAAGACTTTTAAGGTTCATCAATGGACATTACGGATTGATTAGTAATTTTGATTCAATTGTTTATTTAACTCAACTCAACCAAGCAGAAGCTATTAAGACAGGAGTAGAACATTGGAGAAGCAGAAAATACAAAACAGCCGGAACTCTTTATTGGCAAATAAATGATTCATGGCCTGTTTTCAGTTGGGCTTCAATAGATTATTTTAAACGGCCAAAGGCTTTATACTTTTACACTAAAAGATTTTATAATCAATTGTTAGCGATTGCCAAAAACAAAGATGAAAAGGTCATAATATCACTGATAAACGATGGAATCAAAACCCAAGTTGATTTAGAATTTCAACTTTGGTCTCTAGATGGAAAAAAACTTATGCAAAAAGAATATTCAAACATAAAAACGCCCGAAGATTCTGTAACTACTATCGATCAACTTAATATTTCCAACATTGACTTAGATAACTCCATAGCTTACTTAATTCTAAAACAAAATGGAAAAACCATAATAGAAAACCACGAATTATTTGCAGATTTAAGAAAAAATAAATTAAACGATCCAAAGATTACATACGAAAAAGAAGGAAACAACTTGATATTGAGTTGTGAAAAACCGGCGTTGGGAGTAAACGTTAAGGTAAAGGGGGAAAATTATTCTCAAGATAATTTCTTTGCTCTTTTCCCCTCCTATCCAAAAGTTCTAAATAATATCGAAGGGGAAATTAGCATAAAAAGCGCCTTTGATTATTTGTAG
- a CDS encoding glycoside hydrolase family 3 C-terminal domain-containing protein — MERDIKKLISQMTLEEKASLCSGLDNWHTKPIERLGIPSITMSDGPHGLRKEANTNDEGMLKSSVPATCFPTAATAACSWDRKLIEEEGKALAEECQAEEVDIILGPAINIKRSPLCGRNFEYFSEDPFLSTELATAYINAVQSYGVGTSLKHYVANNQEHRRMSVDEVIDERTLREIYLANFEGAVKNGKPWTVMCSYNKVNGTHASENKYLLTDILKKEWNFEGFVVSDWGAVNERVDGLKAGLDLEMPSSFGIGDNKIIQAVKNGQLEEKVLNETVERLLKIIFKAIDHRKQNATYDKEAHHQLARKIARESMVLLKNEDDILPFKKEETIAIIGEFATSPRYQGGGSSHVNPIKIDNLLEEIEKITQGKSKILYEKGYHLNSDEIDEELIEKAKRSAKESDVAVIIAGLPERYESEGYDREHMQMPQSHNKLIEEITKVQPNTVVVLSNGAPVEMPWVDKVKGLLESYLGGQAWGGAVADILFGEVNPSGKLAETFPKKLSHNPSYLNFPGEDDRVEYREGVFVGYRYYDKKQIDPLFPFGYGLSYTNFEYTDLTIDKREINDNETLNVKVKVKNTGNIRGKEIIQLYVKDIESKVNRPEKELKGFEKIQLEPGEEKTVIFTLDKRAFAYYNTEIKDWYVESGEFELLVGKSSKDIILKEKVKVNSTKTVRNKFHRNSTIGDLMEDPVGSRILKELMQDQISEIFPVDEHRNEELVLSMMKYLPLRGLINFGRGKFTEEMLEELLKKLNQQR, encoded by the coding sequence TGAAAAGCAGCGTACCCGCCACATGTTTCCCAACAGCCGCTACAGCAGCTTGTTCATGGGATAGAAAATTAATAGAAGAAGAAGGAAAAGCCTTAGCTGAAGAATGTCAAGCCGAAGAAGTTGATATTATACTAGGCCCCGCTATTAACATTAAAAGGTCTCCATTGTGTGGAAGAAATTTTGAATACTTCTCTGAAGACCCATTCTTATCAACAGAGCTGGCTACAGCATATATAAACGCTGTACAAAGTTATGGAGTAGGAACTTCTTTGAAACATTACGTCGCAAACAATCAAGAACACAGAAGAATGAGTGTAGATGAAGTAATAGATGAAAGAACCCTAAGAGAGATTTACTTAGCAAATTTCGAAGGGGCAGTAAAAAACGGCAAGCCTTGGACGGTAATGTGTTCTTACAACAAAGTGAACGGTACGCATGCTTCTGAAAACAAATACTTATTGACAGATATACTGAAAAAAGAATGGAACTTCGAAGGATTCGTTGTATCCGATTGGGGGGCAGTAAACGAAAGGGTAGACGGATTAAAAGCAGGATTAGACTTAGAAATGCCTTCAAGTTTTGGAATAGGAGACAATAAAATCATACAAGCCGTAAAAAACGGTCAATTAGAAGAGAAGGTATTGAATGAAACTGTAGAAAGACTACTAAAAATCATTTTTAAAGCAATAGATCACAGGAAACAAAACGCAACATATGACAAAGAAGCTCACCATCAATTAGCAAGAAAGATCGCAAGAGAAAGCATGGTACTTTTGAAGAATGAAGACGATATACTTCCATTTAAAAAAGAAGAAACGATAGCCATAATTGGAGAATTTGCCACATCACCGAGATATCAAGGTGGTGGAAGTTCGCATGTAAACCCTATAAAAATAGATAATCTACTAGAAGAGATAGAAAAAATAACTCAAGGAAAATCTAAAATTCTTTACGAAAAAGGATACCATCTTAACTCAGATGAAATCGATGAGGAACTTATAGAAAAGGCTAAAAGATCTGCAAAAGAATCTGACGTCGCTGTAATCATCGCAGGACTACCTGAAAGATACGAATCAGAAGGGTACGATAGAGAACATATGCAGATGCCCCAAAGCCATAACAAGTTGATTGAAGAAATCACCAAGGTTCAACCAAATACGGTGGTGGTATTAAGTAATGGTGCCCCAGTTGAAATGCCTTGGGTTGATAAAGTCAAAGGGCTACTAGAAAGTTACCTAGGAGGCCAAGCATGGGGAGGAGCTGTTGCAGATATCCTCTTTGGTGAAGTTAATCCTTCTGGGAAATTGGCAGAAACATTTCCAAAAAAACTCAGTCACAATCCTTCTTATCTAAACTTCCCAGGGGAAGATGATAGGGTTGAATACCGAGAAGGCGTATTTGTAGGGTACAGATATTATGATAAAAAACAAATAGATCCGTTATTTCCATTTGGATATGGGTTAAGTTACACCAATTTTGAATATACCGACCTAACAATAGATAAAAGGGAAATAAACGATAACGAAACGTTGAACGTTAAAGTGAAAGTTAAAAATACAGGAAATATCAGAGGCAAAGAAATAATTCAATTGTATGTAAAAGACATAGAAAGCAAAGTAAATAGGCCAGAAAAAGAACTAAAGGGATTTGAAAAAATACAACTTGAACCCGGCGAAGAAAAAACTGTAATTTTTACCTTGGATAAAAGGGCGTTTGCTTATTACAACACAGAGATAAAGGATTGGTACGTAGAAAGTGGAGAGTTTGAACTATTGGTTGGAAAATCATCGAAAGATATAATATTAAAAGAAAAAGTAAAAGTCAACTCCACAAAAACAGTAAGAAACAAGTTCCATAGAAATTCCACGATTGGTGACCTAATGGAAGACCCTGTTGGCTCACGGATCTTAAAAGAACTAATGCAAGATCAGATTTCAGAAATTTTTCCAGTCGATGAACACAGAAATGAAGAGTTAGTTTTATCAATGATGAAGTATCTGCCTCTGAGAGGACTAATAAACTTTGGAAGAGGAAAATTCACTGAAGAAATGCTGGAAGAGCTTCTTAAAAAACTGAATCAACAGAGATAA